The sequence below is a genomic window from Streptomyces sp. NBC_00582.
TCGGCTTTCAGCTGCTGCGGGGAGTCGATCGCCGGTTCGGTCGTGAGTGGGGCGTAGGTCAGGCCGTACGTGATCTCGCCCAGGCCGGGGAAGTCGGCGAACGGCGGCCCCATCGGCTCGATCGCGACGATCGCCGCCACCAGGTCGGGCCGCCGGTTCGCGGCCAGCCAGCCGCCCGGGCCGCCGGCGGAGTGGGTGATCAGCACCGCCGGGCCGATCCGGTCGAGGAGCGCGGCGAGCCGTTCGCCGTCGAGCCGCTGCCCTTCGGCGAAGTCGGCCAGGAAGAAGCCCATCGCCGAGGTGAGCTGCTGGAACTCCACACCTTCGAACGTGCGGTCCCAGGGCCACTGGGTCTGCGCGTCCGCGGCCTCGGGGGGCGCGAACAGGAAGCTCGCGAACTCCAGCGGCAGCGGCGGGGCCACCGGGCCCAGCGCCTCCGGGTGGTGCGGCGAACGGCCGTGGCCGGGTCGGTCGACGACGTACACGGCGTACCCGGCGCGCACGAAATCGTACGCCCAGCCCTGCCGGCCGTCCGGGGTCCCGAGCCAGTCGGTGCCCTGTCCGCCGCCGCCGTGGACGAGGACGAGGGGGTGGGGGCGGGTGACCTCGGGCGGCGCGAGCCACTCGACGTAGAGCGGTCCGCGCGGGACGGTGCCGTGCGGGGTGGGGATCTGTTCGCCCGGGATCCAGAAGAAGCCGGTGCGGATCGTGATCGGCTCGACCCGGTCGTCGAGATGGGGCGGTGTGTCGGTCATGCTCGGTCCTGTCTCACGGCGGCCCAACAGGGAGAAGAGGAGGCGGAAGTCAGCGGGCCTCGGGCGGCGGGATCTCCAGGAGCAGGTTGGCGGTGTTGCGGAACGCCTGCTCGCGCAGCATCGGGTTGCGGTGGGTGAGGAGCGAGCTCATGTCGCGGAAGATCCGGTCGAACCGCTCGCCCTGACGCATGGAGCCGGAGCCGACGACGCGCAGCAGGTCGTGTTCGAGCGTCTCCCAGAGCTGGATGATGATCTCCCGGACCACGCAGGCCAGACTCCAGTCGTCCACGAAGGTGTACTCGCGGCTGCCGTCGACCGTGCCCCGGCAGTACTCGGCGTGCTGGGCGATGACGCCGTCCAGCGCCAGTTCGGCGGTCCTGATCTTCGTCCAGGCCGCGCCGTAGTGCCGCTGGTAGTCCACGTCGTACAGGCGGAGCTGGACGGGCGGGAGCGGGGTCTTGCGGGTGCGCATGAGGCGTTCGAACTCGTCGAGGGCGTGGTACAGCCCGCCCACGGCCAGACTGGCCAGGGAGACGGTGAAGGTGAGCAGCCCGCGTCCGGCGTACATCGGGTTGCCGTGCAGCTGGGAGCCGACCGTGCCGTCCTTGACCGGGATGTCGATCATGTTGGCGTCCTCGACGACCAGTTCGGCCTCGACGAAGGCGTCGGTGAAGCGGATGCTCTCCGAGCCGGTGGCCTTGAGGCCCGTCGACTCGCCCCAGTTGTGCAGGCGCTCGAAGCTCTCCCTGGGTGCGAGGAACATGCCCATCACCGGGGCGGAGCCGTCCTCCTGCTCGACCATGCACTGGCCGAGGTACCAGGTGGAGTGGGGGATGCCGGAGCAGTAGTCCACGACGCCGTTGAGCACGTATCCGCCGTCGGTCCTCTTCGCCCTGACCGTCGGCGCGGACACCGAAGCGGCCCGGAAGTCGTGGTCGCCGAACGCCCGGTCCTGGACCTCCTTCGGGTACCAGGAAGCGACGTGGAGGGCGTGGTTCGCGGCCAGTGCGAAGCACCAGGCGCTGCCCATGTCACCGCGGGCGAGTTCCTTGCAGACCGCGAAGAACGTCCGGGGCGAGACCTCGAGCCCGCCGTACGTCTTCGGGACGAACATGTCGTAGAAGCCGTTCGCGACGAACTGCTCGTGGAGGTCGTCGGGGAGGTGGGTCAGCCGCTCCGCCTCCTCCTGGCGGGCAAGCAGCTCCTCGCGCATGGCCCGGGCCCGTCCGACGAGCTCCTCCTCCGAGGGCGCGGCCAGGCCGGGCTGTGCGGCGACGTGTGCTGTGGTCATCGAATCTCCTAAGCGGGGCGTGGCCGTGGTCAGACGACGGGGTTCGCGTCGGCGGCGCGGCGAAGCTGGTCCTCGCGGCGCATCTCCAGCGGGCGCCGGGCGTGTTGCCGCAGGACGGCGGAGACCTGGGCCAGGTCGCCGGCCTCGTATCCCTCGACGAGCCGGCGGTGGTCGTCGAGGAGGGAGCTGGAGGCGTAGCTCGCCGTGTCGAGCGCGCGCAGGTTGAGGCCCGGCAGGCAGAGGCGGCGGTAGGTGTCGAGCAGGATCGTGGATCCGGCGAGTTCGACCATGTACTCGTGGAAGCGCTCGTTGGCGCGCACCCAGCCCTCGGGGTCGGTGAACCGGCCGTCCTTGACGAAGCCGAGGGTGTTCTCCATCAGCTCGCGCAGCCGGGCCAGCTGGTCGGTGGTCACCTTGCCGACGGTCAGTTCCGCGACGCCCGTCTCGATGGCGAGCTTGGCCTTGTAGACCTCGTCGATGATCGAGTCGGGGACGGGTGCGATGAGGTACTCCCCCGCCTGGCGCCGGATGAGCCCCTCGTCGGCCAGGGCGGCCAGGGCGCGGTGGACGCGGCCCGCTTCCACGCCGAACTCCTCGGCCCAGCGCCCGGCGTCGATGACCTCCTCGACGTCACTGCCGGCGTCGAGGACGCGGGCGCGGACCTCGCGCAGGACGGTGGCCTCCGGCGCCGTCTGCATCCGGCCGAAGCGGCCGCGGAAGTAGGCGAGCGGATGGCCGGGGTACGACATCGCCTCCTCGACATGGGCGAGGAACACGTAGTGGGTGCCGGCCTCCACCTGCTCGGCGACCCGGCAGATCAGGTGGGCGATGGCGCCGACCAGCAGCGGCGAGCCGTTCGAAGCGGTCTCGGTCGGCACCCCGTCGTACTTGTCCGCCACGCGGGAGGCGAAGCGCGTGGCCAGGTCGACGTGGTCCTCGGCGAGGACGTTCACCGCGAAGGCGGCGCTGTCGCGGACCGCCGCGGCGGTGGCCGAGTTCCGGTTGAGACAGATCAGCAGCATCGGCGGATCGTCGGTGAGGGAGCTGACCGCGCTCGCGGTACTGCCGTACCGGATGCCGCCGCTTTCCGTCGTGATGACGGTGACGCCGGTGGCGAACCGCCCGATGACGTCGCGGAACTCCCGCGCGGTGACCGGACGGGAGCCGGACGGGGCGACGGATGACGGCGTGGACATCACAACCAACTCCTCTGAAGTCCCGGAGCGGCACATGTGGGCCTGCGAGGGACTGTATGACGATCGCACAATGACGTAAAGAGGGAGGCGAGGGGCGGCCACCAGAGTCAATCTCCTGGTCGGCGATCCCATCTAGCGCCGTTCTCTGCATGCCTATAATATCGTCATACAAAGTTCGGTGTCGAGAGGAGAGCCCGATGAGCGCAAGCCTGTACGCCGCAGACTCCGCCCCCCAGCCTGCGGCGGAGGGCACGGTCGACCACCTTCTCGAGGTGGCGACGCGGCTCCGCCCGGTCCTGAGGGCCGCGCAGGCGGAGCACGAGGCGCTCGGTGGTTACTCGGAGGCGATCCACAAACAGCTGCTCGACGCCGGCTTCTACCGGATGCTCCACCCGAAGCGGTACGGCGGCCTCGAACTGCCGCTGGAGGACTTCCTCCGGGTGGCCGTGGAGATCTCACGCGGCGACCCGGGGGCCGGCTGGTCCTTCGTCCTCGGCGCCGGACACGCCTGGCACGTGGCCTCCTTCTTTCCCGAACAGGCCCAGGAGGAGCTGTTCGCGGAGGACCTCATCGCGCCGGGCCGCACCATCCCGCGTGGCCGGGCGGTCCGCACCGCGCACGGCTACCGGCTCTCCGGCACCTGGGACTACTGCTCGGGCTCGATGTGGAGCACCCACGCGATGCTCGTCGCCCATACCTTCACCGAGCGGGACGAGCCGCTCGGGCTGCGCGCGTACATCGTCCCGCGGTCCGACTACGAGATCCTCGACGACTGGGGCGGTGTCCTGGGCATGCGGGCCTCCAGTTCGAACTCGCTCCAGGTCACGGACGCGCTGGTCCCCGAACACCTCAGCGTGGTCTACGACTTCAAGGACCACACGCTGGGCGACACGGGCACCATCGGCTATCGGCTGCACCGCAACCCGATGTACCTGGGCCGCACCCTCGCCTTCTTCAACTGCGAGCTCGTCGCCACCCAGATAGGCGCCGCCTGGGCGGCCTTCGACGCCTTCGACGAGCTCATGGCCACCCGACCGACGAGCTTCCCGCCGATGATGCCGCGCACCGACTCCGCCGAGTTCCATCGCTGGTACGGCAAAATGCTCGCCCAGATCGACGCCGGCGAGACTCTGCTGCTCGGCGCGATGCGCCAGTACACCGAGCTGGGACGGCGCTGGGAGCGCACTCGCCAGGAGTTCACGCCCGAGGAGGACGCCCGGCTGCGCGGCGTGATCCTGCAGGGGGCCCAGCTGGCGAACCAGGCCGTCGACCTGGCGTTCTCCACGGCCGGATCCAGCTCGGCACGGCTCGGGTCGCCCATGGAGAAGTACTACCGGGACGTCGCGATGTTCAAGACGCACATCGCCGCCAAGTGGGACGTCACCTACGGGTCGGTCTCACGCTTCCACTTCGGCCAGCCACTGACCTTCTGAGACCCACCTCGCCCTCCCTACCGAAGAGAGAACTCCCATGGCCATCGGCCCCAAAGACGTCGTCCGGGCCTTCGTCGACGCGCTCAACCGCCAGGACTGGGACCGTCTCGGCGAGCTGATCACACCGGACTTCACCTACACGATCCAGTCCTACGACCTGCCGGGCGCCGGCGATCCGATGGACGGGGAGACCCTGGTCAAGGTCCTTGCACAGATGCTCGCGCTCTTCGACTCGACCGGCCCGCGGATCGAGATCACCCGCCTGGTCGGCGAAGCGCACTGGGTCGTCGCCGAGGCCGTGGGGAGCGGTTTCTTCCGCGACGGAAGTCGCTACGACAACCGGTACGCGAACGTGTACGAGGTCTCCGGCGACCGGGTCAGGACGGTTCGCGAGTACATGGACACACAACACACCGCGCAGTCGTTCGCGGCGGTGACCTCCGGGCGGGGAGACTGAGGCGGCGCCCCGGGGATCGGGACAGCGAAGGGCGTCCAGGAGCGGCCCTACCGGTCCTGGATCCCCTTCAGGCCCTCAAGGACGTTGGCGGCCACGCGCCGCATGTGCTTGGCATAGATCTCGACCGCGGTGTCCGCGTCCCGCTCCCGGACCGCGGCGACGATGTCGCGCAGTTCCTGGATCACTTCGGCGTGGTTCGTCGACATGCCCTTGACCACCAGGACGCGCACCTTGGCCTGGACGCCCTCCACCAGCTGCCGCAGCACCTCGCTGCCGGCACCGTCGTGCAGTACGGCGTTGAAGTCGCGCCGCGCGTCGAGCACGTCACGCGGCTCGGCGTCGTCCTGCGAGGCGACCTCGGCGAAGCGCTCCGCCGCCGCTTCGAGGGCGTACACCTTTGAACGTGGCGCCTTCTCGATGAACCGTCGCACGAGCAGCGTCTCCAGCGCGCACCGGACCTCGTAGAGGTCGCGCGCCTCGTCCGGGGTGGGCACCGCGACCACGGCACCCTTTTGGGGCACGACCTTGATCAGCCCCTCGGAGGTCAGCTCCCGCAGTGCCTCCCGAACCGTGGTGCGGGAGACGTCGAGCTGCTCGACGAGTTCACGCTCGACGAGACGCCGGCCCGGCTCCAGGCGGAAGTCGAGGATCGCCTCGCGCAGAGCCGTGACGACCTGCTCGCGCAGCGGTGCGGCGATCCGGCCGACGGGGCTGGTGGTCCAGGCCGAGGCAAGAGAGGTCGAGGTC
It includes:
- a CDS encoding alpha/beta fold hydrolase — encoded protein: MTDTPPHLDDRVEPITIRTGFFWIPGEQIPTPHGTVPRGPLYVEWLAPPEVTRPHPLVLVHGGGGQGTDWLGTPDGRQGWAYDFVRAGYAVYVVDRPGHGRSPHHPEALGPVAPPLPLEFASFLFAPPEAADAQTQWPWDRTFEGVEFQQLTSAMGFFLADFAEGQRLDGERLAALLDRIGPAVLITHSAGGPGGWLAANRRPDLVAAIVAIEPMGPPFADFPGLGEITYGLTYAPLTTEPAIDSPQQLKADPAGHRIPGLSGTPIAVVTGSASGSAAQSPPLVEFLCDVGADAEQLALEDAGIVGNGHGLILEANSSDTVKPVIGWLDGLEAAR
- a CDS encoding acyl-CoA dehydrogenase family protein, with the translated sequence MTTAHVAAQPGLAAPSEEELVGRARAMREELLARQEEAERLTHLPDDLHEQFVANGFYDMFVPKTYGGLEVSPRTFFAVCKELARGDMGSAWCFALAANHALHVASWYPKEVQDRAFGDHDFRAASVSAPTVRAKRTDGGYVLNGVVDYCSGIPHSTWYLGQCMVEQEDGSAPVMGMFLAPRESFERLHNWGESTGLKATGSESIRFTDAFVEAELVVEDANMIDIPVKDGTVGSQLHGNPMYAGRGLLTFTVSLASLAVGGLYHALDEFERLMRTRKTPLPPVQLRLYDVDYQRHYGAAWTKIRTAELALDGVIAQHAEYCRGTVDGSREYTFVDDWSLACVVREIIIQLWETLEHDLLRVVGSGSMRQGERFDRIFRDMSSLLTHRNPMLREQAFRNTANLLLEIPPPEAR
- a CDS encoding flavin reductase — encoded protein: MSTPSSVAPSGSRPVTAREFRDVIGRFATGVTVITTESGGIRYGSTASAVSSLTDDPPMLLICLNRNSATAAAVRDSAAFAVNVLAEDHVDLATRFASRVADKYDGVPTETASNGSPLLVGAIAHLICRVAEQVEAGTHYVFLAHVEEAMSYPGHPLAYFRGRFGRMQTAPEATVLREVRARVLDAGSDVEEVIDAGRWAEEFGVEAGRVHRALAALADEGLIRRQAGEYLIAPVPDSIIDEVYKAKLAIETGVAELTVGKVTTDQLARLRELMENTLGFVKDGRFTDPEGWVRANERFHEYMVELAGSTILLDTYRRLCLPGLNLRALDTASYASSSLLDDHRRLVEGYEAGDLAQVSAVLRQHARRPLEMRREDQLRRAADANPVV
- a CDS encoding acyl-CoA dehydrogenase family protein encodes the protein MSASLYAADSAPQPAAEGTVDHLLEVATRLRPVLRAAQAEHEALGGYSEAIHKQLLDAGFYRMLHPKRYGGLELPLEDFLRVAVEISRGDPGAGWSFVLGAGHAWHVASFFPEQAQEELFAEDLIAPGRTIPRGRAVRTAHGYRLSGTWDYCSGSMWSTHAMLVAHTFTERDEPLGLRAYIVPRSDYEILDDWGGVLGMRASSSNSLQVTDALVPEHLSVVYDFKDHTLGDTGTIGYRLHRNPMYLGRTLAFFNCELVATQIGAAWAAFDAFDELMATRPTSFPPMMPRTDSAEFHRWYGKMLAQIDAGETLLLGAMRQYTELGRRWERTRQEFTPEEDARLRGVILQGAQLANQAVDLAFSTAGSSSARLGSPMEKYYRDVAMFKTHIAAKWDVTYGSVSRFHFGQPLTF
- a CDS encoding nuclear transport factor 2 family protein; translation: MAIGPKDVVRAFVDALNRQDWDRLGELITPDFTYTIQSYDLPGAGDPMDGETLVKVLAQMLALFDSTGPRIEITRLVGEAHWVVAEAVGSGFFRDGSRYDNRYANVYEVSGDRVRTVREYMDTQHTAQSFAAVTSGRGD
- a CDS encoding GntR family transcriptional regulator — protein: MPRAPKPTASNPTSTSLASAWTTSPVGRIAAPLREQVVTALREAILDFRLEPGRRLVERELVEQLDVSRTTVREALRELTSEGLIKVVPQKGAVVAVPTPDEARDLYEVRCALETLLVRRFIEKAPRSKVYALEAAAERFAEVASQDDAEPRDVLDARRDFNAVLHDGAGSEVLRQLVEGVQAKVRVLVVKGMSTNHAEVIQELRDIVAAVRERDADTAVEIYAKHMRRVAANVLEGLKGIQDR